A single genomic interval of uncultured Sphaerochaeta sp. harbors:
- a CDS encoding ATP-dependent Clp protease proteolytic subunit, translated as MPQEEEKKPATQDPQIQEKLLKTRSILLSGEINKESAESVIKQMLILEGESDEPIKIFINSPGGDVDAGYAIFDMARFITAPVTMVGMGLVASAAALVLLAVPKEQRIALPNSTYLIHQPMSGMKGVATDIEIHAKHLEKLREKLDKLIAQETGKSLEEVRSDTERDHWLSADEAQSYGLVSRIVKQRSEL; from the coding sequence ATGCCACAAGAAGAAGAAAAAAAGCCTGCAACGCAGGATCCACAGATACAGGAAAAACTCCTAAAAACCCGTTCCATCCTTCTCTCGGGAGAGATTAATAAGGAGAGCGCAGAGTCAGTCATCAAGCAGATGCTCATCCTTGAGGGTGAGAGCGATGAACCGATCAAGATTTTCATCAACAGCCCCGGTGGGGATGTCGATGCAGGCTATGCAATCTTTGACATGGCTCGCTTCATTACTGCTCCGGTAACCATGGTCGGGATGGGCTTGGTGGCAAGTGCTGCTGCCTTGGTCCTTTTGGCTGTTCCCAAGGAACAGCGTATTGCGCTCCCCAATTCCACCTACCTCATCCACCAGCCGATGAGCGGCATGAAAGGGGTTGCAACTGATATTGAAATTCACGCCAAGCATCTTGAGAAGCTGCGTGAGAAACTTGATAAGCTGATTGCACAGGAGACAGGAAAGAGCCTTGAGGAAGTGCGCAGCGATACCGAACGGGATCATTGGCTTAGTGCAGATGAAGCACAGAGCTATGGTCTAGTCAGCAGAATTGTTAAACAACGGAGTGAATTGTAA
- the era gene encoding GTPase Era encodes MKCATVAIIGRPSAGKSTLLNTICEMKVSITASTPQTTRNAIRGIYTDERGQLIFTDTPGFHLSEKTLNKRLQETALKTLEENDAVLYILDAKRSAGEEEKALASHIAKLKTPVICVINKSDILKESELAEAQSFLEEMLPGKTVLGASAKLDEGVDEILIELFKHAPEGELLYPADAYTDQNLEFRISEIIREKAINLVTEEIPHAIYVEIADIEYSEENNTVWVRAFIVVERDTQKGIVVGKRGAGIAKIRKGAEPEIRDIFPGKKLRLDLRVKAQDKWRNNSIILDRILR; translated from the coding sequence ATGAAATGTGCTACGGTTGCCATTATCGGCAGACCATCAGCTGGAAAGAGCACCCTGCTCAATACGATTTGTGAGATGAAGGTCTCCATTACCGCCAGTACCCCGCAAACCACCAGGAATGCGATCAGGGGTATCTATACCGACGAGAGGGGCCAGTTGATCTTCACCGATACACCTGGTTTCCACCTCAGTGAAAAAACGTTGAACAAGCGCCTGCAAGAGACTGCACTGAAGACCCTCGAGGAGAACGATGCAGTACTCTATATCCTCGATGCCAAGCGAAGTGCAGGAGAAGAGGAGAAAGCTCTTGCCAGCCATATTGCAAAACTGAAAACCCCGGTTATCTGTGTCATCAACAAGAGTGACATCCTCAAGGAAAGTGAATTGGCAGAAGCCCAGTCCTTCCTTGAAGAGATGTTGCCTGGAAAAACAGTATTGGGAGCCTCTGCAAAACTCGATGAAGGGGTCGATGAGATCCTCATCGAGCTGTTCAAACATGCACCAGAGGGTGAATTGCTCTACCCTGCCGATGCATATACCGACCAGAACCTTGAATTCCGTATCAGTGAGATCATCCGTGAGAAGGCGATCAACTTGGTGACCGAGGAAATTCCCCACGCAATCTATGTCGAGATTGCCGACATTGAATACAGTGAGGAAAACAACACGGTTTGGGTGCGGGCATTCATCGTGGTAGAACGCGATACGCAGAAGGGTATTGTGGTAGGCAAGCGAGGAGCGGGCATCGCAAAAATCCGCAAAGGTGCAGAGCCTGAGATCCGCGATATCTTCCCCGGTAAGAAACTCCGTCTCGACCTCAGGGTCAAAGCTCAGGACAAGTGGAGAAACAACTCCATCATCCTGGACAGGATTCTCCGCTAG
- a CDS encoding flavodoxin family protein, producing the protein MNVLMINTSPHENGCTNRALQEVASVLKQWNIDSEILWIGKGSLHGCTDCGYCFKHGSCAFTDDSVNEAAKKAVKADALVLGSAVHYASAAGAGSAFLDRMFRVASKQMALKPGAAVVSCRRGGASATFDQLNKYFTISQMTVVSSTYWNSVHGNTVEEVEQDLEGLQVMRYLGANLAWLLSCIEAGKDTVKKPVPEKRIATNFIR; encoded by the coding sequence ATGAACGTTTTGATGATCAACACCAGTCCACACGAGAATGGTTGCACCAATCGTGCACTGCAAGAGGTGGCATCTGTATTGAAACAGTGGAATATTGACAGTGAGATTCTCTGGATCGGAAAAGGTTCCCTGCATGGATGCACCGATTGTGGGTACTGTTTTAAGCATGGTTCATGCGCATTCACCGATGATTCGGTCAATGAAGCTGCAAAGAAAGCTGTGAAGGCTGACGCCCTTGTCTTGGGATCGGCAGTACACTACGCCTCTGCTGCCGGGGCTGGCAGTGCCTTCCTCGATAGGATGTTCCGTGTTGCTTCCAAACAGATGGCACTCAAGCCGGGGGCAGCGGTGGTCTCCTGCAGGCGGGGTGGGGCAAGCGCTACCTTCGACCAGCTGAACAAGTACTTCACCATCAGCCAGATGACGGTGGTCTCTTCTACCTATTGGAACAGCGTTCATGGCAACACTGTGGAAGAAGTGGAGCAGGACCTGGAAGGACTGCAGGTTATGCGTTATCTGGGGGCAAACCTTGCTTGGTTGCTCTCCTGTATTGAGGCAGGCAAAGACACCGTGAAGAAGCCTGTTCCAGAAAAACGCATAGCCACCAATTTTATTCGCTAG
- the lysS gene encoding lysine--tRNA ligase translates to MSEKNVSTHWADIYADKIIREKGEKEHYTCASGITPSGTVHIGNFREIISVELVVRALREKGKNVRFIYSWDDYDVFRKVPKNMPEPEMLSTYLRKPITLVPDTLGRAENYARGNEQDVERILPAVGVEPEYIYQAKRYRASEYAQGMRLALEKRDEIRAILDEFRTEPLEKDWWPISVFSNFTDKDTTTVLDWDGEWNITYRDDETGQTETVDLRTTSCAKLPWRLDWPMRWAHEQVDFEPAGKDHHSEGGSFDTSRKMVQVFGGEAPVSFQYDFISIKGRGGKISSSSGEVVSLYDVLEVYTPEVARYMFAGTRPNTEFAISFDLDVLKIYEDYDTCERIYFGLQEVNEKRKAKEKRIYELSQVKGLPSEPSYQIPFRHLCNLLQLHEGDIERAISTLDEMTDSQRDRLRVRCACAWNWITTFAPEDFKYRLSNENDPLVELTDQEKAAVYALREVVKVMDQIEDKEYTTRLYDSAKENGLDTGAFFKLIYRIMIGKDRGPKLGPFLQTCGKEKVLSILGRY, encoded by the coding sequence ATGAGCGAAAAGAACGTATCTACACATTGGGCGGATATATACGCCGACAAGATTATTCGTGAGAAAGGGGAAAAGGAGCACTATACCTGTGCCTCCGGCATTACCCCTTCTGGCACAGTCCATATAGGAAACTTCCGGGAGATCATCTCGGTTGAGCTGGTGGTGAGAGCCCTTCGTGAGAAAGGCAAAAACGTCCGCTTCATCTACAGCTGGGATGACTATGACGTATTCAGGAAGGTTCCCAAGAACATGCCTGAGCCAGAAATGCTTTCCACCTACCTCCGTAAACCCATTACCCTCGTTCCCGATACCCTTGGCCGGGCCGAGAACTATGCGCGTGGAAACGAGCAGGATGTAGAGCGCATCCTTCCCGCTGTTGGGGTTGAGCCTGAGTACATCTACCAGGCAAAGCGGTACCGCGCAAGTGAGTACGCCCAAGGAATGCGCCTTGCCCTTGAAAAGCGTGATGAGATCCGAGCCATCCTTGATGAGTTCAGAACTGAGCCGTTGGAGAAGGATTGGTGGCCAATCTCTGTCTTCTCCAACTTTACCGACAAGGATACCACCACCGTGCTCGATTGGGACGGCGAGTGGAACATCACCTACCGGGACGATGAGACCGGCCAGACGGAAACCGTCGACCTCAGGACCACCAGCTGTGCAAAGCTGCCATGGCGCCTTGACTGGCCGATGCGTTGGGCACATGAGCAGGTAGATTTTGAACCCGCAGGCAAGGATCACCACAGTGAAGGTGGTTCCTTCGACACCTCCCGCAAGATGGTCCAGGTATTTGGTGGGGAAGCACCTGTTTCCTTCCAGTACGACTTCATCAGCATTAAGGGACGGGGTGGAAAGATTTCCTCATCCAGTGGAGAGGTCGTCTCACTCTATGATGTCCTGGAAGTCTATACCCCTGAGGTTGCCCGCTACATGTTCGCCGGAACCCGGCCGAACACAGAGTTTGCCATCTCCTTCGACCTCGATGTCCTGAAGATCTATGAGGACTATGATACCTGTGAACGAATCTACTTTGGCTTGCAGGAAGTGAATGAGAAGCGCAAGGCAAAGGAGAAACGGATCTACGAACTCAGCCAGGTGAAGGGTCTTCCTTCCGAACCCAGCTACCAGATTCCCTTCCGCCACCTCTGCAACCTCTTGCAGCTCCATGAAGGGGATATTGAGAGGGCAATTTCAACTTTGGACGAAATGACCGACAGCCAGAGGGATAGACTCAGGGTTCGCTGTGCATGCGCCTGGAACTGGATCACCACCTTTGCTCCGGAGGACTTCAAGTACCGATTGTCCAATGAGAATGACCCCTTGGTAGAGCTTACTGACCAGGAGAAGGCTGCAGTGTACGCGCTTCGTGAGGTGGTCAAGGTCATGGACCAAATCGAGGACAAGGAGTACACCACTCGCCTCTATGACTCAGCAAAGGAAAATGGCCTGGACACCGGTGCCTTCTTCAAGCTGATCTACCGCATCATGATCGGGAAAGATCGGGGACCAAAACTTGGACCCTTCCTCCAGACCTGCGGCAAGGAGAAAGTGCTCTCTATCCTTGGGCGATACTAA
- a CDS encoding septal ring lytic transglycosylase RlpA family protein, with protein sequence MKRLMALLMVLVLCIGFLFAEEEVKAEPGTVIEKGIASWYTSDKSESLTANGEVFDPTSLSAAHKSLKFGTIVRVTNKDNGRSVDVRINDRGPYVDGRIIDLTPSSAEQIDMLDAGIANVDLTLIFEPEIPESKYKRAGDTGWYQIQVGAYSSLLTAYAQYDRLLNAGLKPYAEQLPESKAVRLTVRWIPAYQLQRTMQALSALGFSESNVLKKSEDNPYR encoded by the coding sequence ATGAAACGATTGATGGCTTTGCTAATGGTACTGGTTCTCTGTATAGGTTTCCTTTTCGCGGAAGAAGAGGTGAAAGCAGAACCAGGTACGGTGATAGAGAAAGGAATAGCTTCTTGGTACACCAGTGACAAGAGCGAGAGCCTTACAGCCAATGGGGAAGTATTCGACCCTACCAGCCTTTCGGCTGCCCACAAGAGCCTGAAGTTCGGTACCATTGTCAGGGTGACCAACAAGGACAATGGAAGGAGTGTCGATGTCAGGATCAACGACAGGGGTCCGTATGTTGATGGAAGGATCATCGACCTAACCCCATCCTCTGCTGAGCAGATCGATATGCTCGATGCCGGTATTGCCAATGTTGATTTGACCCTTATCTTCGAGCCAGAGATTCCTGAGTCAAAGTACAAGCGCGCCGGTGATACCGGTTGGTATCAGATCCAGGTTGGCGCCTACTCTTCCCTGCTCACTGCCTATGCACAGTATGACAGACTGCTTAACGCAGGGCTGAAGCCTTATGCTGAGCAACTCCCCGAGAGCAAGGCAGTACGACTGACGGTCCGGTGGATCCCTGCCTATCAGTTACAGAGGACGATGCAGGCACTCTCAGCATTGGGATTCTCCGAGAGCAATGTACTGAAGAAGAGTGAGGACAATCCGTACCGATAA
- a CDS encoding NAD(P)/FAD-dependent oxidoreductase: MSTDHVVIIGAGIAGLSAASFLARSGYTVTVLESHALPGGLCTSWKRGQYTIDYCVHWLMGTKEGSEFNQLWKDLGAFTNDDGSTVPIVNFDQFSTMGLSKGDSITLYSDLDALEKELLRYGDEDRKEVHAFIGSLKKLGTRFSDEKTNILGSISQFLTLFKHLQPMKEYSKRFKSQILQELFSTEIPEDWSLIALTLGLSQQPYQCAGYPVGGSLNLAKNIEREAKRLGATFRYNSTVERIVVEDGVAKGVTLRGGEQVEADYVISAADGHTTLFGMLEGKYLSKPYQRAYESYPLFPSSIMVALGLKGDYSIYPHESSPYFKEPIILFDGSSHNRFNLNVYHYDPTLAPKGKTLITVMFNTWEGEQWQQLATEHPKQYEEEKKRLSEQVIDRLSLIIGPLEDKVEMVDVSTPHSVIRYTGNWQGSFEGFAPTKATLSKSLPKTLPGLKHFAMIGQWTTPGGGLPTAAKDGLDIAKKLCKEHGKPFTSKLS, encoded by the coding sequence ATGAGTACTGACCATGTGGTAATTATCGGGGCAGGTATCGCAGGACTCTCTGCAGCCTCATTTCTCGCTCGTAGTGGCTATACCGTAACCGTGCTGGAGAGCCATGCCCTGCCTGGTGGTCTCTGTACCTCCTGGAAACGAGGTCAGTACACAATCGACTACTGTGTACACTGGCTCATGGGAACCAAGGAAGGTTCTGAGTTCAACCAACTATGGAAGGACCTTGGGGCTTTTACCAATGATGATGGCTCTACGGTACCGATTGTCAACTTTGACCAGTTTTCCACAATGGGGCTCTCCAAGGGTGATTCGATTACCCTCTACAGTGACCTTGATGCCTTGGAAAAAGAACTGCTTCGCTATGGAGATGAAGACCGGAAGGAAGTACATGCATTCATAGGCAGTTTGAAGAAACTGGGTACCAGATTCTCAGATGAAAAAACGAACATTCTTGGTTCCATCTCCCAATTTCTCACCCTGTTCAAGCACCTCCAACCAATGAAGGAGTACTCAAAGCGATTCAAGAGCCAGATACTGCAAGAGCTCTTCTCTACTGAGATTCCAGAGGATTGGTCCTTGATAGCACTCACATTAGGGCTCTCTCAGCAACCGTACCAATGCGCCGGTTATCCTGTTGGAGGCTCCCTGAACCTAGCGAAGAACATCGAGCGAGAAGCAAAGCGGCTTGGAGCCACATTCAGATATAACAGCACGGTGGAGCGCATAGTAGTGGAGGATGGCGTTGCCAAGGGTGTGACACTTCGCGGAGGAGAACAGGTTGAAGCTGATTATGTGATCAGCGCAGCAGATGGCCATACCACGCTCTTTGGCATGCTTGAAGGCAAGTACCTCTCCAAGCCTTACCAGAGGGCCTATGAAAGCTATCCTCTTTTCCCATCCAGCATCATGGTTGCCTTGGGTCTCAAAGGTGATTATTCTATTTACCCTCATGAAAGTTCTCCTTATTTCAAGGAACCGATCATATTGTTTGATGGCAGCAGCCATAATCGATTCAACCTAAACGTCTATCACTACGACCCAACTCTTGCTCCAAAAGGGAAGACACTCATCACCGTCATGTTCAACACCTGGGAAGGCGAGCAGTGGCAGCAGCTTGCAACGGAGCATCCAAAGCAGTACGAAGAGGAGAAGAAACGGCTTTCTGAACAGGTAATCGATCGTCTCTCTCTGATTATCGGGCCCTTGGAAGACAAGGTTGAAATGGTTGACGTCTCAACACCTCACTCGGTCATTCGCTATACGGGAAACTGGCAGGGTAGCTTTGAAGGCTTTGCTCCCACAAAGGCAACACTCTCCAAGAGCCTTCCCAAGACGCTTCCAGGATTGAAGCACTTTGCGATGATCGGGCAGTGGACAACCCCCGGAGGTGGTCTTCCTACCGCCGCGAAGGATGGGTTGGATATAGCGAAGAAGCTCTGCAAAGAGCATGGAAAACCCTTTACCTCAAAACTATCCTAA
- a CDS encoding helix-turn-helix transcriptional regulator produces MMQFQAALVYAIRENNVSEQELCEKTGSNPRWITEITTNSEWHPRLDTILRLCYSLEFDVFKFLDYAEFGISRKNSSSNMRFPKNVSILKLWEPIDIQRRMILEIMPIHVAKTFRSLRKDCGLSQKNLEEITPFTKSTISLREGHRNNNYPTVTTLALYCKAYKISFSEFLTRVFEHTINTPSILLTS; encoded by the coding sequence ATGATGCAATTCCAGGCAGCACTCGTGTATGCGATACGAGAGAATAATGTAAGCGAGCAAGAACTATGTGAAAAAACAGGGTCAAATCCAAGATGGATTACAGAAATCACAACCAATTCTGAGTGGCATCCTAGATTGGATACTATCCTAAGACTCTGTTATTCACTCGAATTCGATGTGTTTAAATTTCTTGATTATGCTGAATTTGGAATATCACGTAAAAATTCTTCCTCGAACATGAGATTTCCAAAAAATGTATCTATATTAAAATTATGGGAACCCATAGATATTCAAAGAAGAATGATACTTGAAATTATGCCGATACATGTAGCGAAAACCTTCAGGTCTTTAAGAAAAGATTGTGGACTATCACAAAAAAATTTGGAGGAAATCACACCATTTACAAAAAGCACAATAAGTCTTAGAGAAGGACATCGAAATAATAATTACCCCACAGTCACTACCTTAGCGCTATATTGCAAAGCCTATAAAATTTCCTTTTCTGAATTTTTGACAAGAGTATTCGAACATACAATTAATACTCCATCCATTTTGCTTACATCATGA
- a CDS encoding tyrosine-type recombinase/integrase: MELYRTNSLIPEKKEAKPILTFGEYADGWWTPDCEYVKAEKLRGRQLSKQYITTNRQLLNRYILPTFKSTALIDITPSRIETWQRYLIEKKKLSPKYANNILSIFSVILDEARRQGHIAINPAREVRTLANNSKERGILSFDEARELLTNLSYWDNPMAYTASLLAACTGMRLGEIRALRPSDLRDGYIHVEHSVDLYGALKSTKTGDKRDLPIPGSLMETLKKLAKLSGKCDRIFSVADVPIGSKTIRFSLYRALSRMGIEEAERVKRNITFHSWRHFLNSQLLSNGVNELKTRKITGHSTAAMTEHYAKFLVNDFADVLKITNGIVEISKTEGPRLGP, from the coding sequence TTGGAACTCTACCGCACAAATTCGTTGATTCCTGAAAAAAAAGAAGCCAAGCCGATACTCACCTTTGGAGAATACGCCGATGGATGGTGGACTCCGGATTGTGAATACGTCAAGGCTGAGAAGCTCAGAGGGAGACAGCTCTCTAAACAATACATTACAACCAATAGGCAACTATTGAATAGGTATATTCTCCCTACTTTCAAGAGTACTGCCTTGATAGATATCACACCTTCAAGAATCGAGACATGGCAGCGATATCTCATCGAAAAGAAGAAACTCTCACCCAAGTATGCAAACAACATTCTATCAATATTCTCTGTCATTCTCGATGAAGCCAGGAGACAAGGACACATCGCAATAAACCCAGCCAGGGAAGTCAGGACTCTTGCAAATAATAGCAAAGAACGAGGAATCCTTTCCTTCGATGAAGCTCGAGAACTTCTTACCAATCTTTCATACTGGGATAATCCAATGGCATATACTGCTTCTCTATTGGCGGCATGTACGGGTATGAGGTTGGGCGAAATTCGCGCCCTACGGCCTTCTGACCTACGAGATGGATACATTCATGTCGAGCACAGTGTGGACCTCTACGGAGCCCTCAAGAGTACAAAGACTGGCGATAAGAGAGATTTGCCTATACCAGGAAGTCTGATGGAAACGTTGAAGAAATTGGCGAAACTCTCAGGTAAGTGTGATCGCATTTTTTCAGTAGCCGATGTTCCTATAGGATCCAAAACCATAAGGTTCAGCCTTTACAGGGCATTGTCCAGAATGGGAATAGAAGAAGCTGAACGAGTAAAAAGGAATATTACTTTCCATTCCTGGAGACACTTCCTCAATTCACAGCTTCTTTCAAATGGTGTCAACGAGTTAAAGACCAGGAAGATTACCGGCCACTCCACTGCAGCAATGACAGAGCACTATGCAAAATTTCTGGTGAATGATTTTGCAGATGTGTTGAAAATCACTAACGGAATAGTTGAGATATCAAAAACTGAAGGGCCCAGATTGGGCCCATAA